Part of the Bacteroidales bacterium genome is shown below.
GACGTAGATCAGGATTTGACCGGTGTTTTCGGGCAGATCCTGATCTACGTCAGTTTATTTCTGATCGTCTTTTTCAGTGACCCGGGACTGGGCATTTTCGGGCGCATTGGTAAGGGATTATGGGATCTGTACGGCATAACGGGCGTTTTTGGCGACCTGCTTTCCTACATCCGGTTGTTTGCCCTGGGAGCTTCAAGTGCCATTCTTGGATTTGTGATCAACGACATCGCCCTGCAATTGCTTTCGGTAGGGCCGGTGATCGGCCATCTTCTCTTTGTCGTTTTTCTCCTGATAGGACATGCCCTGGTCATTGCCATTTCAACGCTTGGTGCCTTTGTGCATCCCATGCGTCTCACCTTTGTCGAGTTTTACAAGAACTCCGGCTTTGCCGGAGGAGGAAAAAAATACGATCCATTTTCAGTAAAAAAATAACCTACTAAAACGAACGTACTATGGAGACAGCTGTTATACTTGCATACCTTGGACTGGGACTCATGGTTGGGTTGTCCGGTGTGGGAAGTGCCATCGGGGTGACCATCGGGGCCAATGCGACCATTGGTGCACTCAAGAAGAATGATTCGGCTTTCGGGAGCTACATGTTGCTCAGTGCACTGGCCGGAACGCAGGGATTGTATGGTTTTGCCGGATTCTTCATCATTTTGAACTCCGGTGTGATCACCTCTTCGATGACCATGCTGCCGGGAGTCGCCATTCTTGCAGCCGGCTTTGCACAGGGTCTGGTCTGCCTGATTTCTGCCATCTACCAGGGAAGGATCTGCGCCAACGGTATTGCAGGCATCGGATCGGGATATGATGTTTTCGGAAAGACGATGGTGCTGGCCGTTTATCCGGAACTTTACGCCATCGTGTCGTTTGCAGCCACGTTCCTGATCAGCAGCTCCATCTGAGGAATCAGACAGTGGGGGATGGGTGCGTTTTTTTGCCGGTTCCTATTCAGGTTTGAAATGGTACTTCCGAAGATCGGCGATCCATTCGCGAATACGCACGGGGCTAAGGTCGGGCTGGTTATGCTCATCCAGGGCAAGGCCCAGGAAGAAGTCATCTTTTAAGGCTTTGGATTCGGTATGTTCATACCCTTCAGCCGGCCATTTTCCAACGATGACCGCTCCGTGCTCTGTGAGCTCCTTTCCCAGGCGGGCCAATTCATCCACGTAATGCCATGGATACAGGATCTGGTCGCCAAGGCCGTACAGGGCAACTTTTTTTCCCTGCAGATCAAAATTTGTCTTGCTCATCTTCGCATTAAAGGCAAGCCAGGGATTGCCCGTATAGGCATCGCGCCAGGTGTCAGCGCCCACTGTTGAACAACCGAAGATCAGGTACTTGTATTTTTTCAGGATATCCAGATCCATATCGCGAAGGGGTATCATCTCTGCATCCGATTCACCCCATTCCTGCCGGATCCTTTTTGCATTCAGTTCAACACTCCCCCTCTTGGGCCAGTAAACAATGCCGATGGTCTTCATGATACCTTGTTTAAAAAATGAACTATGTTGATTTTCTGTATGTTTCAATGATGGCGAGCAGCTGCTTGTCCTTCATCAGCTGTGGATAATAGGAGAACAACTGGTCGTAGCCTTCAAAATCCATTGCAAGGGCTTCTTCGGTCAGTTGATAGGCTTCCCTGATCTTTCCTGAACGGTAGGTGTAAACGGCCAGGCGGTAGAGCAGGTCGTTGTTGTCAGGCTGCAGCTCCATTCCCTTTTTGAGTTCAGCCATCGCCTGCTGCAGGTCTCCCATTTCCAGGAAGACGTGGGAATAATCGAGCCAGATATCGGGATGCTGAGGATCGATCTGGCTGACCTGCTGATACGAATGGATCGACTCCTGAAGCAAACCGCATTTGTGCTGCATATCACCCAGCAGGTACCAGTAGTCGGCGTTCACCGGGTCAAGGTTGATCGCTTTTTTGATATGACCGATCCCTTTGAGCGAATTCCCCAGCTCGTCGTACGCCATTCCAATGCCTATCCAGGCGTCGGCCAGCTCATTGTCTTTTTTCAGGGCAAGACGGTAATTTTCAATGGCCATCTCATATTCGCACAGCTTCTCGTAACACTCGCCGATATAATAATAGGTCATCGCCTCCGCTGCCTCGTACCGGAAGGTTTCCTGGTAGGTCAAAATGGCTTTGCGGAATTCGTCGATGTTGGCCAAAGAGTTGGCTTTGTTGAAATAAGCTGAAGAAAACCGGTCATCAATGGCGATGGCAAAATCATAGGCATCGATCGCATCGTGGTAATTTTCCTGATTGTTATGAGCAACGCCCAGGTTGAACCACCCGGCCCTGGAATACGGATTCTGATGGACGAAGGAACGGAAGAACGCCACACACTCCTCCGGTCTGTTCAGGATCTCATAACAAAACGACAGTTCGAACAAATTGGATTCATTTTCAGGGTTGATCTCCGCCACTTTTTTCAACTGGCTGATCGCCTGCTCATAATCGCCCATGTTTTCATATTCATAAGCGATCGTGGTGTACAGATCTTCCAGGTCGTCGGTGCCGGGAATCGCCTTGTAATACTCTTCAATGGCTTTGTCGTAGCGCTGGAGCTGGCTGTAGACTTCACCTTTGGTGATATGGATATCCGAATTCATCGG
Proteins encoded:
- a CDS encoding flavodoxin domain-containing protein, coding for MKTIGIVYWPKRGSVELNAKRIRQEWGESDAEMIPLRDMDLDILKKYKYLIFGCSTVGADTWRDAYTGNPWLAFNAKMSKTNFDLQGKKVALYGLGDQILYPWHYVDELARLGKELTEHGAVIVGKWPAEGYEHTESKALKDDFFLGLALDEHNQPDLSPVRIREWIADLRKYHFKPE
- a CDS encoding tetratricopeptide repeat protein; the encoded protein is MEENFDHYTDERTDDAVKRFERMIHINENYFFDVDDFEAIIDYYFEKQNLRKTSIAINRALEQHPGSVIFQLKKAQYFVYSNKSEKALKILSDIEVVDPMNSDIHITKGEVYSQLQRYDKAIEEYYKAIPGTDDLEDLYTTIAYEYENMGDYEQAISQLKKVAEINPENESNLFELSFCYEILNRPEECVAFFRSFVHQNPYSRAGWFNLGVAHNNQENYHDAIDAYDFAIAIDDRFSSAYFNKANSLANIDEFRKAILTYQETFRYEAAEAMTYYYIGECYEKLCEYEMAIENYRLALKKDNELADAWIGIGMAYDELGNSLKGIGHIKKAINLDPVNADYWYLLGDMQHKCGLLQESIHSYQQVSQIDPQHPDIWLDYSHVFLEMGDLQQAMAELKKGMELQPDNNDLLYRLAVYTYRSGKIREAYQLTEEALAMDFEGYDQLFSYYPQLMKDKQLLAIIETYRKST
- a CDS encoding V-type ATPase 116kDa subunit family protein; its protein translation is DVDQDLTGVFGQILIYVSLFLIVFFSDPGLGIFGRIGKGLWDLYGITGVFGDLLSYIRLFALGASSAILGFVINDIALQLLSVGPVIGHLLFVVFLLIGHALVIAISTLGAFVHPMRLTFVEFYKNSGFAGGGKKYDPFSVKK
- a CDS encoding V-type ATP synthase subunit K; its protein translation is METAVILAYLGLGLMVGLSGVGSAIGVTIGANATIGALKKNDSAFGSYMLLSALAGTQGLYGFAGFFIILNSGVITSSMTMLPGVAILAAGFAQGLVCLISAIYQGRICANGIAGIGSGYDVFGKTMVLAVYPELYAIVSFAATFLISSSI